The following are from one region of the Deltaproteobacteria bacterium genome:
- a CDS encoding acetyl-CoA carboxylase carboxyltransferase subunit alpha has protein sequence MTYKHVLDFEKAVAEIEERLEALGYFGPEDRKADSDEIKKLVKKHRKLLKDTYSSLTPWQITQVARHPARPYTLDYIERIFEDFVELHGDRCFMDDHAVVGGLARLDGAPVVVIGEQKGRNTKEKVYRNFGMPHPEGYRKARRLMELADRFSRPVITFIDTPGAYPGIGAEERGQSEAIASNLLTMSGLRVPVVSAVIGEGGSGGALAIGVADRVLMLEFSTYSVISPEGCAAILWKDGSKAEAAARALRLTAKDLLELGVIDRIVAEPLGGAHRDHDEAAANLKLALMESLDELRALEPARLVEERYEKFRRMGSFSEPQG, from the coding sequence ATGACCTACAAGCACGTTCTGGATTTCGAGAAGGCCGTGGCCGAGATCGAGGAAAGGCTCGAGGCCCTCGGCTACTTCGGTCCCGAGGACCGCAAGGCCGACAGCGACGAGATAAAAAAACTCGTCAAAAAGCACCGAAAACTCCTCAAGGATACGTACTCGAGCCTCACGCCCTGGCAGATAACCCAGGTGGCCCGCCACCCGGCGAGGCCCTACACCCTCGACTACATAGAGCGCATCTTCGAGGACTTCGTGGAGCTCCACGGCGACCGCTGCTTCATGGACGACCACGCCGTGGTGGGGGGGCTTGCAAGGCTCGACGGCGCCCCGGTGGTCGTCATCGGGGAGCAGAAGGGGCGCAACACGAAGGAGAAGGTCTACCGCAACTTCGGCATGCCCCATCCTGAGGGCTACCGCAAGGCCCGCCGCCTGATGGAGCTGGCCGACCGCTTCTCGAGGCCCGTCATAACCTTCATCGACACGCCCGGCGCATACCCCGGCATAGGCGCCGAGGAGCGCGGCCAGAGCGAGGCCATCGCCTCCAACCTGCTGACCATGAGCGGCCTGCGGGTTCCCGTCGTGAGCGCCGTCATCGGCGAGGGCGGCAGCGGCGGGGCCCTGGCAATAGGCGTTGCCGACAGGGTGCTCATGCTCGAGTTCTCGACCTACTCGGTCATCTCGCCCGAGGGGTGCGCCGCCATACTGTGGAAGGACGGCTCCAAGGCCGAGGCGGCCGCCAGGGCCCTGAGGCTCACGGCCAAAGACCTCCTGGAACTCGGGGTGATAGACAGGATAGTGGCCGAGCCGCTCGGCGGCGCACACCGCGACCACGACGAGGCGGCGGCGAACCTCAAGCTCGCCCTCATGGAGAGCCTCGACGAGCTTCGGGCTCTGGAGCCGGCAAGGCTCGTCGAAGAGCGCTACGAAAAATTCCGCCGCATGGGTTCCTTCAGCGAGCCGCAGGGTTGA
- a CDS encoding DNA polymerase III subunit alpha gives MQHADFVHLHLHTHYSLLDGAIRPERLFELAREFKMPAVAVTDHGNMFGAVDFYRQALEAGVKPIIGCEVYVAPGSRRDRSPSAGRGEGTYHLVLLVKDLTGYRNLCKLVSRAYLEGFYYKPRIDKELLREYSEGLIALSACLHGEVAHWAAMGDRGRAKAAARSYMEIFPDRRFFLELQDNGIEEQKKVNRLLVELAGELGLPLVATNDCHYLRREESRFHDILLCVQTGKTVNSPDRMRFSTDQFYFKSPEEMRRLFADVPEALANTVEIAERCSLELELGTYHLPDFAVPEGETLDSLLEKKAREGLEARFAAMAAKGADVEGVRWSYLERLEKELKVIKGMGFPGYFLIVWDFIEYARSRDIPVGPGRGSAAGSLVAWALGITSLDPIKNNLLFERFLNPDRISMPDIDVDFCYERRDEVIRYVTEKYGSENVTQIITFGQMKARAVIRDVGRALDMSYGEVDRIAKLVPDRLDITIDKAVDEEPRLKELIDSDARVAELIEAARALEGLPRHASTHAAGVVISNRPLVEYLPLYKGQKDDVVTTQYAMKDVEAIGLVKFDFLGLKTLTVMDRAVKEIRRSRGVDLSLEDLPLDDARTYALVASGNTNGVFQFESSGMKELLRKMRPGSFEDLTAAVALYRPGPLQSGMVDDFIMRKHGRTPIVYELDELEPILESTYGVMVYQEQVMEIAKTLAGYTPGDADKLRKAMGKKLDHVMIAERERFLKGAEKNGIDPRTAEKIFDLMAHFAGYGFNKSHSAAYALISYQTAWLKAHYPVEFMAALLSSERDRTDKVVLYTGECRESGIEVLAPDINRSMLDFTVEDGKIRFGLGAVKNVGRGAIEEIVRARSEGPFTSLVDFLSRVDTRKVNKKVVESLVKCGAMDGLGANRASLAASLDAAMEVAQGVQRDRAAGQGSIFDMLGGAAATAERSFRAVEVDEWPLEELLANEKESLGFYFSSHPLESRTEELKRATTDTTRSIKERGGAAATIGGVVTAVRETTTKKGDRMAFVTIDDMAGSCEVVVFSDVYARAREVLEGGEPVVVTGKVEVAEGTDGKEPSVKMIAAEITPLDRAADIEVKKTHIVLPTEGLDRAKLVKLRELIEANPGRSPVFLHLVGPGRREQVLRLPMDLAISPVEKTFAKIRKLVGASEVKLA, from the coding sequence ATGCAGCACGCCGACTTCGTACACCTCCATCTCCACACCCATTACAGCCTGCTCGACGGGGCCATAAGGCCGGAGCGGCTCTTCGAACTGGCGCGGGAGTTCAAGATGCCGGCCGTGGCCGTCACGGACCACGGCAACATGTTCGGCGCCGTCGACTTCTACCGGCAGGCCCTCGAGGCCGGCGTAAAGCCCATCATCGGCTGCGAGGTCTATGTGGCCCCCGGCTCCCGCAGGGACAGGTCGCCTTCGGCCGGCCGCGGCGAGGGGACCTACCACCTGGTGCTCCTCGTCAAGGACCTCACGGGCTACAGGAACCTCTGCAAGCTCGTAAGCCGCGCCTACCTCGAGGGCTTCTACTACAAACCGCGCATCGACAAGGAACTGCTCAGGGAGTACAGCGAGGGGCTCATCGCGCTCAGCGCCTGTCTCCACGGCGAGGTCGCCCACTGGGCGGCCATGGGGGATCGCGGGCGGGCGAAGGCCGCGGCGCGCAGCTACATGGAGATATTCCCGGACCGCCGCTTCTTCCTCGAGCTCCAGGACAACGGCATCGAGGAGCAGAAAAAGGTCAACCGCCTGCTCGTGGAGCTGGCCGGAGAACTGGGCCTCCCCCTGGTGGCCACCAACGACTGCCATTACCTGCGGCGCGAGGAGTCGCGCTTCCACGACATACTGCTCTGCGTCCAGACCGGCAAGACCGTGAACTCGCCCGACAGGATGCGCTTTTCCACCGACCAGTTCTACTTCAAGAGTCCCGAGGAGATGCGCCGGCTCTTCGCCGATGTGCCCGAAGCGCTCGCCAACACCGTCGAGATCGCCGAGCGCTGCTCGCTGGAGCTCGAGCTCGGCACCTACCACCTCCCCGATTTCGCCGTGCCCGAAGGCGAGACCCTCGACTCGCTGCTCGAAAAGAAGGCGAGGGAGGGCCTTGAGGCGAGGTTCGCGGCCATGGCCGCAAAGGGGGCCGACGTGGAGGGCGTGCGCTGGAGCTATCTCGAACGTCTCGAAAAGGAGCTCAAGGTCATAAAGGGCATGGGCTTTCCAGGGTACTTCCTCATCGTCTGGGACTTCATCGAGTACGCAAGGAGCAGGGACATCCCCGTTGGGCCGGGCCGCGGCTCGGCGGCCGGGAGCCTCGTGGCCTGGGCCCTGGGCATAACCAGCCTCGACCCCATAAAAAACAACCTCCTCTTCGAGCGCTTTCTCAACCCCGACCGCATAAGCATGCCCGACATAGACGTCGACTTCTGCTACGAGCGCCGCGACGAGGTCATCCGCTACGTGACCGAAAAGTACGGCTCCGAGAACGTAACACAGATAATCACCTTCGGACAGATGAAGGCCAGGGCCGTCATACGCGACGTGGGCAGGGCGCTGGACATGAGCTACGGCGAGGTCGACAGGATAGCGAAACTCGTGCCCGACCGCCTCGACATAACCATCGACAAGGCCGTGGACGAGGAGCCGAGACTCAAGGAGCTCATCGACTCCGACGCCCGCGTGGCCGAGCTCATCGAGGCGGCCAGGGCGCTCGAGGGCCTGCCGCGCCACGCCTCCACCCATGCCGCCGGTGTCGTCATATCCAACCGCCCGCTCGTGGAGTACCTCCCGCTCTACAAGGGGCAGAAGGACGATGTGGTGACCACCCAGTACGCCATGAAGGACGTGGAGGCCATCGGGCTCGTCAAGTTCGACTTCCTGGGGCTCAAAACACTCACCGTCATGGACAGGGCCGTAAAGGAGATACGCCGCAGCCGCGGCGTCGACCTCTCGCTCGAGGACCTCCCCCTCGACGACGCCCGGACCTACGCCCTCGTGGCATCGGGCAACACCAACGGCGTCTTCCAGTTCGAGAGCTCGGGCATGAAGGAGCTGCTTCGCAAGATGCGGCCCGGCAGCTTCGAGGACTTGACGGCCGCCGTGGCGCTCTACCGGCCCGGGCCGCTCCAGAGCGGCATGGTCGACGACTTCATCATGCGAAAGCACGGCCGCACCCCCATAGTCTACGAACTCGACGAGCTCGAACCCATACTGGAGAGCACCTACGGCGTCATGGTCTACCAGGAGCAGGTCATGGAGATAGCCAAGACGCTGGCCGGCTACACGCCGGGTGATGCCGACAAGCTGCGAAAGGCCATGGGCAAGAAGCTCGACCACGTGATGATCGCCGAGCGCGAGAGGTTCCTCAAGGGAGCGGAGAAGAACGGGATCGACCCGCGCACCGCCGAGAAGATATTCGATCTCATGGCCCACTTCGCGGGCTACGGATTCAACAAGAGCCACAGCGCCGCCTACGCCCTCATCTCCTACCAGACGGCCTGGCTCAAAGCCCACTATCCCGTCGAGTTCATGGCCGCCCTCCTCAGCTCCGAGCGCGACAGGACCGACAAGGTGGTCCTCTACACGGGCGAGTGCCGCGAGTCGGGCATCGAGGTCCTGGCGCCCGACATAAACCGCAGCATGCTCGACTTCACCGTCGAGGACGGAAAGATACGTTTCGGCCTCGGCGCCGTGAAGAACGTGGGCCGGGGGGCCATCGAGGAGATCGTCCGGGCCCGCAGCGAGGGGCCCTTCACCTCGCTCGTGGACTTCCTCAGCCGCGTCGACACGCGCAAGGTCAACAAGAAGGTCGTCGAAAGTCTCGTGAAGTGCGGCGCCATGGACGGGCTCGGCGCGAACCGGGCCTCGCTCGCCGCCTCGCTCGACGCCGCCATGGAGGTGGCCCAGGGCGTGCAGCGCGACAGGGCCGCCGGCCAGGGCTCCATATTCGACATGCTCGGCGGCGCCGCCGCGACGGCGGAACGCTCCTTCAGGGCCGTGGAGGTCGACGAATGGCCGCTCGAAGAGCTGCTGGCCAACGAAAAGGAGTCGCTGGGCTTCTACTTCTCGTCCCACCCCCTCGAAAGCCGCACGGAGGAGCTCAAGAGGGCGACGACCGATACGACGCGCTCGATAAAGGAGCGTGGCGGCGCCGCCGCCACCATAGGAGGTGTCGTCACGGCCGTGCGCGAGACCACCACCAAGAAGGGCGACCGCATGGCCTTCGTCACCATAGACGACATGGCCGGCAGTTGCGAGGTCGTCGTCTTCTCCGACGTCTACGCAAGAGCCAGGGAGGTCCTCGAGGGGGGAGAGCCCGTGGTGGTCACCGGCAAGGTGGAGGTCGCCGAGGGGACCGACGGCAAGGAGCCGTCGGTCAAGATGATAGCCGCGGAGATAACGCCCCTTGACCGGGCCGCCGACATTGAGGTAAAAAAGACCCACATCGTCCTGCCTACCGAGGGGCTCGACCGCGCAAAGCTCGTAAAGCTCAGAGAGCTCATCGAGGCCAACCCCGGCCGCTCGCCGGTCTTCCTCCACCTGGTGGGACCGGGCCGCCGCGAACAGGTCCTGAGGCTTCCCATGGACCTCGCCATAAGCCCGGTCGAAAAGACCTTCGCCAAGATAAGAAAGCTGGTCGGCGCGAGCGAGGTCAAGCTCGCCTGA
- a CDS encoding histidinol-phosphate transaminase, producing MITDTKDRLKLPVPDYIASLVPYPPGKPIEELERELGISGSIKLASNENPLGPSPRAIEAAARAVREAHRYPDGSCFYLKRRLAAHLGVETGNIMVGNGSNEIIELLVRTFVRPGDEVLMADPSFAVYPLVTQAAGGAAVRVGLREMTIDLDAMARALTGRTRLVFIANPNNPTGTIVTAAALDAFMERVPPGVVVCIDEAYYEYVRSPDYPDSLRYIKERAVVVLRTFSKIYGLAGLRVGYGAAPEEIVSLVERVRQPFNVNSVAQAAACAALDDRDFVERSRRANADGLQYLFAGLAELGLETVPTEANFFLIKVGDGKRLYEELLREGIIVRPMGGYGLGEYIRVNVGTKAENHRLLSFLKKRK from the coding sequence ATGATCACCGATACCAAAGACAGGCTTAAACTGCCCGTGCCCGACTACATAGCCTCGCTCGTGCCCTATCCGCCGGGGAAGCCCATCGAGGAGCTGGAGCGCGAGCTCGGCATAAGCGGCTCCATCAAGCTTGCGAGCAACGAGAATCCGTTAGGGCCGTCGCCCAGGGCCATCGAGGCCGCGGCGCGGGCCGTGAGGGAGGCGCACCGCTATCCCGACGGTTCATGCTTCTATCTCAAGCGCAGGCTCGCCGCCCACCTCGGCGTCGAGACCGGCAACATCATGGTCGGCAACGGCTCCAACGAGATCATAGAGCTGCTCGTCAGGACCTTCGTGAGACCCGGAGACGAGGTCCTCATGGCCGATCCAAGCTTCGCCGTCTACCCGCTGGTGACCCAGGCTGCGGGCGGCGCGGCCGTGCGGGTGGGGCTGAGGGAGATGACCATCGACCTCGACGCCATGGCCCGCGCCCTGACCGGCCGCACGAGGCTCGTCTTCATCGCAAACCCCAACAACCCTACGGGCACAATCGTCACGGCCGCGGCCCTCGACGCCTTCATGGAGCGGGTGCCCCCCGGTGTCGTGGTCTGTATCGACGAGGCCTATTACGAGTACGTGCGAAGCCCGGACTATCCCGACTCGCTTCGCTACATAAAAGAGAGGGCCGTCGTGGTGCTGCGCACTTTCTCCAAGATATACGGCCTTGCCGGTCTCCGCGTCGGCTACGGGGCCGCGCCCGAGGAGATCGTCTCCCTTGTCGAGCGTGTGCGACAGCCCTTCAACGTGAATTCCGTGGCCCAGGCCGCCGCCTGCGCCGCCCTCGACGACAGGGACTTCGTCGAGCGTTCACGGCGGGCAAACGCCGATGGCCTCCAATACCTCTTTGCGGGACTCGCCGAGCTCGGCCTTGAAACGGTCCCCACTGAAGCCAACTTCTTTCTCATAAAAGTCGGCGACGGCAAGCGTCTCTATGAAGAGCTGCTGCGGGAGGGTATCATAGTGAGACCCATGGGCGGATACGGCCTCGGCGAATACATAAGGGTCAACGTCGGCACAAAAGCCGAAAACCACCGCTTACTTTCTTTTTTGAAAAAAAGAAAGTAA
- a CDS encoding DtxR family transcriptional regulator, with protein MIDKERVDEALQLLWILDEDGASTVAAFEERSHDAEPGEVLDHVVRSGLARRDGDGLSLTDEGRAEARGLIRRHRLSERLFSEVFDIRDPVAHEDACKLEHILSEELTDSVCTFLAHPDTCQHGKPIPRGECCKKYTVEMTPLVVRLSDFEVGARCKIVFIASTDTGRFKKLNSIGILAGSVIKLLRKKPTVVLQVDETTVAIDPDMAAEIYVRKA; from the coding sequence ATGATCGACAAGGAGAGGGTCGACGAGGCGCTTCAGCTTCTATGGATACTCGACGAGGACGGCGCGAGCACCGTCGCCGCCTTTGAAGAGAGGTCCCACGACGCCGAGCCCGGGGAGGTGCTCGACCATGTCGTGCGCAGCGGCCTCGCCCGGCGCGACGGCGACGGGCTCTCGCTCACCGACGAGGGCCGGGCCGAGGCCCGCGGACTCATAAGACGCCACCGTCTCTCCGAGCGGCTCTTCTCCGAGGTCTTCGACATCCGCGACCCCGTGGCCCACGAAGACGCATGCAAGCTCGAACACATACTGAGCGAAGAGCTCACCGACAGCGTGTGCACCTTCCTCGCCCACCCCGACACCTGCCAGCACGGAAAGCCCATACCGCGGGGCGAGTGCTGCAAGAAGTACACCGTCGAGATGACGCCTCTGGTGGTGAGGCTCAGCGACTTCGAGGTGGGCGCAAGGTGCAAGATAGTCTTCATCGCCTCCACCGACACGGGCAGGTTCAAGAAACTCAACTCCATCGGCATACTGGCGGGCAGCGTCATAAAGCTCCTGCGCAAAAAGCCCACCGTCGTCCTCCAGGTCGACGAGACGACCGTGGCCATCGACCCCGACATGGCCGCCGAGATATACGTCCGCAAGGCCTGA
- the aroF gene encoding 3-deoxy-7-phosphoheptulonate synthase translates to MIIVLKKDATEEQVDHIIEKIKEAGLAVHLSKGKERTIIGAIGDESALTNLPMEVFPGVEKVMPILKPFKLVSREFKSEPTIIEVDGVTIGGRQVQIIAGPCSVESRERLLDTARGVKEAGARLLRGGAFKPRTSPYDFQGLGVEGLELLAEARKETGLPIVSELLDPRDTGLFERYVDIVQIGARNMQNFRLLTEVGKLGKPVLLKRGLSATIKEFLMAAEYIASQGNRDIILCERGIRTFETATRNTLDLSAVPVLKAETHLPVFIDPSHATGKWELVAPLARAAVAVGADGLLIEVHSEPEAAMCDGAQSLKPSKFAALVGELRRVAESVDRTI, encoded by the coding sequence ATGATTATCGTCTTGAAGAAAGACGCGACCGAGGAACAGGTGGACCACATCATCGAGAAGATCAAGGAGGCGGGTCTGGCCGTTCACTTGTCGAAGGGCAAGGAGCGGACCATCATAGGCGCCATTGGCGACGAGTCGGCCCTGACCAACCTCCCCATGGAGGTCTTTCCGGGTGTTGAGAAGGTCATGCCCATACTGAAACCCTTCAAGCTCGTAAGCCGCGAGTTCAAGAGCGAGCCCACCATCATAGAGGTGGACGGCGTCACCATAGGGGGGCGGCAGGTGCAGATCATCGCCGGTCCCTGCAGCGTGGAAAGCCGTGAAAGGCTCCTTGACACGGCCCGGGGCGTCAAGGAGGCGGGAGCGCGGCTTCTGCGAGGCGGCGCCTTCAAGCCCAGGACCTCCCCTTACGACTTCCAGGGGCTCGGTGTCGAAGGGCTCGAACTACTCGCCGAGGCCAGAAAGGAGACGGGCCTCCCCATAGTGAGCGAGCTCCTCGACCCGCGTGATACGGGACTCTTCGAGCGCTACGTCGATATAGTGCAGATCGGCGCCCGAAACATGCAGAATTTCAGGCTCCTCACCGAGGTGGGAAAGCTCGGAAAACCGGTGCTCCTCAAGCGAGGGCTGTCGGCCACCATCAAGGAGTTCCTCATGGCGGCCGAATACATAGCTTCCCAGGGCAACCGCGACATCATACTCTGCGAGCGCGGCATAAGGACCTTCGAAACGGCCACGCGCAACACCCTCGACCTGAGCGCCGTGCCCGTGCTCAAGGCCGAGACCCACCTGCCCGTCTTTATCGACCCGAGCCACGCCACGGGAAAGTGGGAGCTCGTGGCCCCGCTCGCCAGGGCGGCCGTGGCCGTCGGAGCCGACGGACTCCTCATCGAGGTGCACTCGGAGCCGGAGGCGGCCATGTGCGACGGCGCGCAGTCGCTCAAGCCCTCGAAGTTCGCCGCCCTCGTGGGCGAGCTGCGGCGCGTCGCCGAAAGCGTGGACAGGACCATCTGA
- the feoB gene encoding ferrous iron transport protein B, with protein MDCHAADSAVEETGADDTVILVGNANVGKSVIFGLLTGKYVTVSNYPGTTVEVSRGNMTLGGTRHLVVDTPGVNGLIPMSEDEEVTRNILLSLNPSCVLQVGDYKNVKRTLLLALQLAEMELPLVLDLNIEDEARDKGIIVDKKRLSELLGVDVVSTVAPERKGIKELRAAVSSARRPAARVKYPPLVEEYAGRIAALLPRAPISRRSLALMILAGDRTLRPWIKANVADRVIDAIESLRDECALKLGASPANVISEARIRAAEAMAEEVTERIEAARSGLAAAFGDLCMHHIWGVPILLTVLFLLYEFVGVFGAGTLVDYFESTIFGEYVNPAAVAVVDRLVPVPFLRDMLVGEYGLVTVALTYAIAIILPITATFFIAFAVLEDSGYLPRLAIMSNSFFNRMGLNGKAVLPMVLGFGCGTMAVMTSRILESPRDRIITTFLLALAIPCSAQLGVILGILGSLSFAATVIWAGSLAAVMFVAGYLAAKVIPGDRSDFFMEIPPIRVPNARNVLFKTLGRVRWYLREAVPLFLLGTFILFMLDKLNLLDIIEELASPVVVDFVGLPAKATEAFIMGFLRRDYGAAGLYMLFENGEMTSQQALVSLVTITLFVPCLANFFMIVKERGTRTALLIIAIVFPLAFLVGGALNRVLALFPGLV; from the coding sequence ATGGACTGCCACGCGGCCGATAGCGCCGTCGAAGAGACGGGCGCCGACGACACCGTAATACTCGTCGGCAACGCAAACGTCGGAAAGAGCGTCATCTTCGGCCTCCTGACGGGCAAGTACGTCACCGTCTCCAACTATCCCGGCACCACCGTCGAGGTCTCGCGCGGCAACATGACGCTCGGCGGCACCCGCCACCTCGTCGTCGACACGCCGGGCGTGAACGGTCTCATCCCCATGAGCGAGGACGAGGAGGTCACGCGCAACATCCTGCTCAGCCTCAACCCCTCGTGCGTGCTCCAGGTGGGCGACTACAAGAACGTCAAGCGCACCCTGCTGCTCGCCCTCCAGCTCGCCGAGATGGAGCTGCCCCTGGTCCTGGACCTCAACATCGAGGACGAGGCCCGCGACAAGGGCATAATCGTCGACAAGAAACGGCTCTCGGAGCTGCTCGGCGTCGACGTCGTCTCCACCGTCGCCCCGGAGCGCAAGGGCATAAAGGAGCTTCGCGCCGCCGTCTCTTCGGCCCGCCGTCCCGCGGCGAGGGTGAAGTACCCGCCGCTCGTCGAGGAGTACGCCGGCCGCATAGCCGCCCTGCTGCCCAGGGCCCCCATCTCGCGCCGCTCCCTCGCCCTCATGATACTGGCGGGCGACAGGACCCTTCGCCCCTGGATCAAGGCCAACGTGGCCGACAGGGTCATCGACGCCATCGAGTCCCTGCGCGACGAGTGCGCCCTGAAGCTCGGGGCTTCGCCGGCAAACGTCATAAGCGAGGCGAGGATACGGGCCGCCGAGGCCATGGCCGAAGAGGTGACCGAGAGGATAGAGGCCGCCAGGTCGGGCCTCGCCGCCGCCTTCGGCGACCTCTGCATGCACCACATCTGGGGGGTGCCCATACTCCTGACCGTCCTCTTCCTCCTCTACGAGTTCGTGGGCGTCTTCGGCGCCGGCACGCTCGTCGACTACTTCGAATCCACCATATTCGGCGAGTACGTGAACCCGGCGGCCGTCGCCGTCGTCGACCGGCTCGTGCCCGTCCCCTTCCTGCGCGACATGCTCGTCGGCGAGTACGGCCTCGTCACCGTGGCGCTCACCTACGCCATCGCCATCATCCTGCCCATTACGGCCACCTTCTTCATCGCCTTCGCCGTGCTCGAGGACAGCGGCTACCTGCCGCGCCTGGCCATAATGAGCAACAGCTTCTTCAACCGCATGGGACTCAACGGCAAGGCCGTCCTCCCCATGGTCCTCGGCTTCGGCTGCGGCACCATGGCCGTCATGACATCGCGCATACTCGAGTCCCCGCGCGACAGGATAATAACGACCTTCCTGCTGGCCCTGGCCATTCCGTGCTCGGCCCAGCTCGGCGTCATCCTCGGCATCCTCGGCAGCCTCTCCTTCGCGGCCACCGTCATCTGGGCTGGCAGCCTCGCGGCCGTCATGTTCGTCGCCGGATACCTCGCCGCAAAGGTCATCCCCGGCGACAGGTCCGACTTCTTCATGGAGATACCGCCCATAAGGGTCCCCAACGCCCGCAACGTCCTCTTCAAGACCCTGGGGCGGGTGCGATGGTACCTGCGCGAGGCCGTGCCGCTGTTTCTGCTCGGCACGTTCATACTCTTCATGCTCGACAAGCTCAACCTCCTCGACATCATAGAAGAACTCGCCTCGCCCGTGGTCGTCGACTTCGTCGGCCTCCCGGCCAAGGCGACCGAGGCCTTCATCATGGGATTCCTGAGGCGCGACTACGGCGCCGCCGGACTCTACATGCTCTTCGAGAACGGAGAGATGACCTCGCAACAGGCCCTGGTGAGCCTCGTGACCATAACGCTCTTCGTCCCTTGCCTTGCGAACTTCTTCATGATAGTAAAAGAGAGGGGCACGAGGACGGCGCTTCTCATCATTGCCATTGTCTTTCCCCTGGCCTTCCTCGTCGGCGGGGCGCTGAACCGGGTGCTCGCCCTCTTCCCCGGGCTCGTCTGA
- the pheA gene encoding prephenate dehydratase, producing the protein MHRLDELRTEIDGIDCEILDLLNRRAACAIEIGKIKHEQKRDVYAPDREREIYRRLMERNKGPFPNKALRNVFREIISGSISLEKQLKVAFLGPPATFTHQACMQHFGLMGEFVPKKDIADIFDDVERGRADYGVVPIENTTEGVVTHTLEMFVTSSLKICAEILIEVSLALMNRSGRLGEITKVLSHPHAIAQCRKWLKEHLADAAVAEVSSTAMAAQLASEDESAAAIASEAAAALYDLKIVERAIEDQADNLTRFLVIGKNDSPRRTGMDKTSLMFATKDTPGALYRMLQPFATRGINLTKIESRPMKRKSWQYVFFLDLDGHITDGDISEAVSELEGMCSFLKHLGSYPKSV; encoded by the coding sequence ATCCACAGGCTCGATGAGCTCAGAACAGAGATAGACGGGATAGACTGCGAGATCCTCGATCTTCTCAACAGGCGCGCCGCCTGCGCCATAGAGATTGGGAAGATAAAGCACGAGCAGAAGCGCGACGTCTACGCCCCCGACCGTGAGCGCGAGATCTACCGCCGCCTCATGGAGCGCAACAAGGGGCCCTTTCCCAACAAGGCGCTTCGCAACGTCTTCCGCGAGATCATAAGCGGCTCCATATCCCTGGAAAAACAGCTCAAGGTGGCCTTTCTCGGCCCGCCCGCCACGTTCACCCACCAGGCCTGCATGCAGCACTTCGGCCTCATGGGCGAGTTCGTGCCCAAGAAGGACATCGCCGACATCTTCGACGACGTGGAGCGCGGACGCGCCGACTACGGAGTGGTGCCGATCGAGAACACCACCGAGGGGGTGGTGACCCACACCCTCGAGATGTTCGTCACCTCGAGCCTCAAGATCTGCGCCGAGATACTCATCGAGGTCTCCCTTGCGCTCATGAACAGGTCGGGCCGCCTCGGGGAGATCACAAAGGTCCTCTCCCACCCGCACGCCATAGCCCAGTGCAGGAAGTGGCTCAAGGAGCATCTCGCCGACGCCGCCGTGGCGGAGGTGTCGAGCACCGCCATGGCCGCCCAACTGGCCTCGGAGGACGAGTCGGCGGCGGCCATTGCGAGCGAGGCGGCGGCCGCGCTCTACGACCTCAAGATCGTCGAGCGCGCCATAGAGGACCAGGCCGACAACCTGACCCGGTTCCTCGTCATCGGCAAGAACGACTCGCCGAGACGCACGGGCATGGACAAGACCTCGCTCATGTTCGCAACGAAGGACACGCCGGGCGCCCTCTACAGGATGCTCCAGCCCTTCGCCACGCGGGGCATAAACCTGACGAAGATAGAGTCCAGGCCCATGAAACGCAAGTCCTGGCAGTACGTATTCTTCCTCGACCTCGACGGTCACATAACCGACGGGGACATAAGCGAGGCCGTGAGCGAGCTCGAAGGCATGTGCTCGTTCCTGAAACATCTCGGCTCCTACCCGAAAAGCGTATGA
- a CDS encoding transcriptional repressor has protein sequence METLKRYLEREGLKSTSQRDFIAQTFFKTNTHISIDELLKKVRRKNPSIGYATVYRTMKLLVDSGLAIARHFGDNQTRYENIPKDGHHDHIICVKCLKIVEFHDQKIEDIQDEIARNAGFEVINHKLEIYGYCPACSAGR, from the coding sequence ATGGAGACCCTCAAGCGCTACCTTGAGAGAGAGGGACTCAAATCCACTTCCCAGCGTGACTTCATCGCTCAGACCTTCTTCAAGACCAACACCCACATCAGCATAGACGAGCTGCTCAAGAAGGTGCGGCGCAAGAACCCGTCCATCGGCTACGCCACGGTCTACAGGACCATGAAGCTGCTCGTCGACTCGGGGCTCGCCATCGCCCGGCACTTCGGCGACAACCAGACGCGCTACGAGAACATCCCCAAGGACGGCCACCACGACCACATAATATGCGTCAAGTGCCTCAAGATAGTGGAGTTCCACGACCAGAAGATAGAGGACATCCAGGACGAGATCGCACGCAACGCGGGCTTCGAGGTCATAAACCACAAACTCGAGATCTACGGCTACTGTCCCGCCTGCAGCGCCGGCCGGTAA